A window of the Canis lupus baileyi chromosome 8, mCanLup2.hap1, whole genome shotgun sequence genome harbors these coding sequences:
- the RAB11FIP3 gene encoding rab11 family-interacting protein 3 isoform X2 produces the protein MGSESTYSECETFTDEDTSTLVHPELQPECLDTMEDPGHGALLLLPGRSHLHSQSVVTVIGGEEHFEDYGEGSEAELSLETLCSGEHGCRDPAFPTPSTDPLAAKLHSILTDEAFEFYCSQCHKQINRLEDLSARLSDLEKNSPAKRLSSRKVARHLHQSGALTMESLQDPAPDPVEGMEEDIADKVVFLEKRVSELEKDTAANGEQHSRLRQENLQLVHRANALEEQLKEQELRACEMALEEARRHRELVCKLERERSIEVESLQARLQQLDEENGELRSCTPCLKANIERLEEEKQKLLDEIEELSLRLSDEQENRRKLGDRLSHERHQFQRDKEATQELIEDLRRQLEHLQLFKLEAEQRRGRGSSVGLQEYNSRTRESELEQEVRRLKQDNRNLKEQNDELNGQIINLSIQGAKNLFSTSFSESLAAEISSVSRDELMDAIQKQEEINFRLQDYIDRIIVAIMETNPSILEVK, from the exons ATGGGGTCTGAGAGCACCTACAGCGAGTGTGAGACCTTCACCGACGAGGACACGAGCACCCTGGTGCACCCTGAGCTGCAGCCTGAGTGCTTGGACACCATGGAGGATCCCGGCCATGGTGCTCTGCTGCTGCTCCCGGGCAG ATCCCACCTGCACAGCCAGTCCGTCGTCACTGTGATAGGTGGCGAGGAGCATTTTGAGGACTATGGCGAGGGCAGCGAGGCAGAGCTGTCCCTGGAGACCCTCTGCAGTGGGGAGCATGGCTGCAGAGACCCCgctttccccacccccag CACCGACCCGCTTGCTGCAAAGCTGCACAGCATCCTCACTGATGAGGCTTTTGAGTTTTACTGTAGCCAGTGCCACAAACAAATCAACCGCCTCGAGGATCTTTCCGCTCGTCTGAGTGACCTTGAAAAGAATAG TCCAGCGAAGCGGCTCTCCAGCAGGAAGGTGGCAAG GCACTTGCACCAATCGGGGGCCCTGACCATGGAGTCCCTGCAGGACCCTGCCCCAGACCCCGtggaggggatggaggaggacATTGCTGACAAG GTTGTGTTCCTGGAGAAGCGGGTGTCGGAGCTGGAGAAGGACACAGCTGCCAACGGGGAGCAGCACAGCCGCCTGAGGCAGGAGAACCTGCAGCTGGTGCACAG AGCCAATGCCCTTGAGGAGCAGCTGAAGGAGCAGGAGCTGCGAGCCTGTGAGATGGCGCTGGAGGAGGCGCGGAGGCACCGAGAACTGGTGTGCAAGTTGGAGCGGGAGCGGAGCATCGAGGTGGAGAGCCTGCAGGCCAG GCTGCAGCAGCTGGACGAGGAGAACGGGGAGCTGAGGTCCTGCACGCCCTGCCTGAAGGCTAACATCGAGCGCCTGGAGGAG GAGAAGCAGAAGTTGCTGGATGAGATTGAAGAGTTGTCCCTGCGGCTCAGTGATGAGCAGGAGAACAGGAGGAAGCTGGGGGACAGGTTGAGTCACGAGAGGCACCAGTTCCAGAGGGACAAGGAGGCCACCCAGGAG CTGATTGAGGACCTGCGCAGGCAGCTGGAGCACCTGCAGCTTTTCAAGCTGGAGGCCGAGCAGAGGAGGGGCCGGGGCAGCAGCGTGGGCCTGCAGGAGTACAACAGCCGCACCCGCGAGAGTGAGCTGGAGCAGGAGGTCCGCAGGCTGAAGCAG GACAACCGGAACCTGAAGGAGCAGAATGATGAGCTCAACGGGCAGATCATCAACCTGAGCATCCAGGGCGCCAAGAACCTCTTCTCCACGTCCTTCTCAGAGTCCCTGGCTGCGGAGATCAGCTCTGTCTCCCGAGATGAG CTCATGGACGCAATTCAGAAGCAGGAGGAGATAAACTTCCGCCTGCAGGACTACATTGACCGCATCATCGTGGCCATCATGGAGACCAACCCTTCCATCCTGGAGGTTAAATAG